The window ACAGTTAATATGAACAGGCGTTTCGTCTGGATTCTGAGATACCAGTTTTCCTTGTATTGCATACTGAATAATTGCCGATTCTAAGTCATTTTTGAGTCTTGTATCTATACAAACAGCTTTCTCATACAGACTTGATAGTTCATCAAGGAGCTTGAAATGATTTGAAACAGTTCTAACAATACGATATTGTTCAGATAAAGGAGCTAGAGGCAGCAACATTTTTGAAGCTGAGTCGGCACTAAGACCTTCTTTAGTAGCACCAACCTGTAAATCCATTACTTTAGAGAAAAAAAACGGACTACAGATTACAAGATGCACATATTGTCTGATATCATGATCAATGAGCCTGATAATCATAACATGCTGATTGACATTGGCCATGTCAAAAACATCAGGTACCAATGCACACCTGCCAATGGATCCCCCGGTTATGTTTAAAAGAAGATCCCTTGGTCTAACGATTGAACCCTTATGGAGATTATTTGTTTCTTCATCTATGAATGCTACTGAATCCAGTCTTAGTCCATCATTATAGACATTCTGTGAACGAATAAACGAGATACCAGACTCTTTATAGACTTGTTTTCCTCCTCTAGGCGTTGCTCCCGAACCTAATTTAGTTACCAATGAACCTAATCTGGTCCAACTCCACGATTGTGGGATTTCAAATGGAATTTCATCATCGATGCAGACTTCTTTTCCATCGATATTCTCATAATAATGATTATCACGGCGGAAGATGAACGATTCATGCTTGGGTTTCTTGATCTTCCCTTCCTTGATCAGACGGTGTTTCTCCTCCCTTATCCTATCTAATAGGACGGAAGCAGGTTCATCGTTAGGATCCTGAGGGACCAGTTTGCCCTGTATGGCTGCCTGAAGGATCGATGCCCTCAGATCTTCCGGGTTGACCTTACGCATCCTTTGCACCATCCAGAATGGATTCGATCTCATCAAGTATGGAATCGATCTTAGCCGTCAGCTCCGCCCTCTGTTCGCGGTAATTCCTGATGACCTCATCCGGAGGAAGTATCTCCGTGACCTCCTGAGGGAAACCGCATAGGTCGAGATTAAACCCACCTTCCTCTATCTCCTTGAAAGAGAAGAGTTTGGCTTTGGGATTGTCGTCGACGAGTATCTCCTTGCGATCGTTCCACCAATCGACCACCGGTTTGAAGTGCTCCAACTTTATCGGTTTAGTCTTGGAAAAATGCTTGTAACCTTCCGGCATATCCATGCGGTAGACCCATGTCTCCTTAGTGGGACCGTTGTTATCGAAGAACAGGATGTTTGTCCTGATGGTGGTGTATGGAGCGAACACATCGTTGG is drawn from Thermoplasmata archaeon and contains these coding sequences:
- a CDS encoding restriction endonuclease subunit S, coding for MRSNPFWMVQRMRKVNPEDLRASILQAAIQGKLVPQDPNDEPASVLLDRIREEKHRLIKEGKIKKPKHESFIFRRDNHYYENIDGKEVCIDDEIPFEIPQSWSWTRLGSLVTKLGSGATPRGGKQVYKESGISFIRSQNVYNDGLRLDSVAFIDEETNNLHKGSIVRPRDLLLNITGGSIGRCALVPDVFDMANVNQHVMIIRLIDHDIRQYVHLVICSPFFFSKVMDLQVGATKEGLSADSASKMLLPLAPLSEQYRIVRTVSNHFKLLDELSSLYEKAVCIDTRLKNDLESAIIQYAIQGKLVSQNPDETPVHINCKYPIIRRDNSYYEIKDGEEDCIDEIIPFNIPSSWIWLRLSDACTYIKRGKSPKYSEKNEYPVIAQKCNQWSGLDMSRCLFINPNTIDSYSEDRFVCENDILVNSTGLGTLGRVGIVHSTDLKLPTVVDSHVTIIRCESFIMPRFLYWYLRGPYIQSIIEDISTGSTKQKELTTSVIGNMIVPVPPKQEQARILEKIDILLEIVNNLDDI